A DNA window from Ornithobacterium rhinotracheale DSM 15997 contains the following coding sequences:
- a CDS encoding ROK family protein, which yields MSKKYALGVDVGGSHISCCAVDMDTQKLVKESFKREKLSHTDTKENILKTWAKAINECMESVGVDNVLGLGFAMPGPFNYKEGISMLEHKYPNLYKTHIPTALNEYLIQKQEMRFLNDASAFAVGVAWIGKGKGKEKVVVITLGTGFGSAYIDGGVPIVEREDVAPEGCLWHLKFKDGIADEYFSTRWFTGEYEKRTGKAIQGVKDVIDTPLKDELFTEFGENLGNFIAPWLNKFNADILVMGGNISLAYPHFEKTLLETLKQNGNQTPVAVSELMEDAAMIGAARTFDETYWAKVKDNLPKF from the coding sequence ATGAGTAAAAAATATGCTTTAGGCGTGGATGTAGGCGGTAGCCATATCAGCTGTTGTGCAGTGGATATGGATACTCAAAAATTGGTAAAAGAAAGTTTCAAAAGAGAAAAACTCTCGCATACCGATACCAAAGAAAATATTTTAAAAACATGGGCAAAGGCAATCAACGAGTGTATGGAAAGCGTGGGCGTAGACAATGTGCTCGGTTTGGGCTTTGCAATGCCAGGGCCATTTAATTATAAAGAAGGTATCTCAATGCTTGAGCACAAATATCCCAATCTGTATAAAACACATATTCCTACGGCTTTAAACGAATATTTAATCCAAAAACAAGAAATGCGATTCTTGAACGACGCCTCTGCATTTGCGGTGGGCGTGGCTTGGATAGGCAAAGGAAAAGGCAAAGAGAAAGTAGTAGTCATTACGCTTGGAACGGGCTTTGGTAGTGCATATATCGATGGGGGCGTGCCTATCGTGGAGCGTGAAGATGTAGCACCAGAAGGCTGTTTGTGGCATTTGAAATTCAAAGATGGTATTGCCGATGAGTACTTTAGCACCCGCTGGTTTACAGGGGAATACGAAAAGAGAACGGGCAAAGCCATTCAAGGGGTAAAAGATGTGATTGATACGCCATTGAAAGATGAATTATTTACCGAGTTTGGTGAGAATTTAGGAAACTTCATTGCACCTTGGCTTAATAAATTTAATGCCGATATCTTAGTCATGGGCGGAAACATTTCGCTTGCCTATCCACATTTTGAAAAAACATTGCTCGAAACTTTAAAACAAAACGGAAACCAAACGCCTGTGGCTGTTTCAGAACTAATGGAAGATGCCGCGATGATTGGTGCCGCACGCACTTTTGACGAAACTTATTGGGCAAAAGTGAAAGACAATTTACCTAAGTTTTAG
- a CDS encoding YfbM family protein, translating into MGMCACYYLLNKEDELLNLSSKGEEELLDYIEENLSESEDLVDIDKMWDALHFVFTGSECGIDLENPLSIAVAGEIELEISDGLVALVSKEKIPQVVKALSEFDMPKALANFSMQKCKEAEIYPNIWDYEEELEEIREELQDAYNELLAFYQKAEEQGKSVLITIY; encoded by the coding sequence ATGGGAATGTGTGCTTGTTATTATTTGTTAAATAAGGAAGATGAACTTTTAAATCTTTCGAGCAAAGGCGAAGAGGAATTGTTAGATTATATTGAGGAAAATTTAAGCGAAAGCGAAGACCTTGTAGATATTGATAAAATGTGGGATGCGTTGCACTTTGTGTTTACTGGCTCCGAGTGCGGCATTGATTTGGAAAATCCTTTATCCATTGCCGTAGCAGGAGAAATTGAATTAGAAATCAGCGATGGACTCGTGGCATTGGTAAGTAAAGAAAAAATCCCCCAAGTGGTAAAAGCACTTTCCGAATTTGATATGCCTAAGGCGTTAGCAAATTTCAGTATGCAAAAATGCAAAGAGGCAGAGATATATCCTAATATTTGGGATTATGAGGAGGAATTGGAAGAAATAAGAGAAGAATTGCAAGATGCATACAACGAGCTTTTAGCTTTCTATCAAAAGGCAGAAGAACAAGGAAAAAGCGTTCTTATAACTATTTATTAA
- a CDS encoding GH92 family glycosyl hydrolase has translation MKKILFALAFVCFYAQIQAQVNEYPTSPVDYVNPLMGTDSKFALSNGNTYPAIGRPWGMNLWTPQTNKNGDGWVYQYSADKINGFKQTHQPSPWMNDYGAFAIMPIVGKLRFEEGDRASWYSHKTEETTPYDYKVYLADEDITAELAPTERAAILQFTYPKTDSAMIVVDAYHKGSWVKYLPKENKIVGYNTFNNGGVADNFKNYFVIELSQKPDFYKTWNNGKFENSPEVKSERAGIVVGFNKTKKGEKIICRVASSFISLEQAEQNLKAELGSKSLAQVKEEGKKEWNEVLSKVLVKGGDENQMRTFYSCLYRMVFFPLRMYEITQNGDIVHYSPQNGKVEKGYKFAGTGFWDTFRALYPFLNLMYPSINKQMQEGLINDYKEGGWLPEWSSPGYRGIMIGNNSASVVAEAYIKGLRGYDIETLYEALIHGANNEGPGATGRKGVAYYNQLGYVPNDVDINENVARSLEYAYDDFAIYQLAKALKKPKKEIEKYRKKAFNYKKLFKPENKLMAPKNKDGKFSPNFNPFSWGGAFTEGNSWHYSWSVFQDIEGLKNLMGGNREFVQMLDSIFVMPPTYEASYYGGIIHEIREMQVMGMGQYAHGNQPIQHMIYLYDYAGEPWKTQKWAREVMNRMYNANPDGYCGDEDNGQTSAWYVFSALGMYPVTPAYPEYALGAPLFKEATLSFENGKKLKIEAPNNSAQNRYADKVWVNGKLYDKNYFNHFDLLKGGVIKFDMQAEPNKKRGTSKNAYPFSMSLER, from the coding sequence ATGAAAAAAATACTTTTTGCTTTAGCATTTGTATGCTTTTATGCTCAAATACAAGCGCAAGTCAATGAATATCCTACCAGCCCCGTGGATTATGTAAATCCGCTCATGGGTACGGATTCCAAATTTGCGCTCTCCAACGGGAACACCTATCCCGCCATTGGTCGGCCATGGGGCATGAACCTCTGGACGCCACAGACCAATAAAAATGGCGACGGCTGGGTGTATCAATACAGTGCTGATAAAATCAACGGGTTTAAACAAACACATCAGCCTTCGCCGTGGATGAACGATTATGGAGCCTTTGCCATTATGCCCATTGTGGGTAAATTACGATTTGAGGAAGGTGATCGCGCCAGCTGGTATTCGCACAAGACAGAGGAAACCACTCCGTATGATTATAAAGTGTATCTGGCAGATGAGGACATCACTGCCGAATTAGCCCCAACGGAGCGTGCGGCGATTCTGCAATTTACTTATCCTAAAACCGATTCTGCCATGATTGTGGTAGATGCTTATCACAAAGGCTCTTGGGTGAAATACTTGCCTAAAGAAAACAAAATTGTGGGCTACAACACCTTTAACAATGGTGGCGTGGCAGATAATTTTAAAAATTATTTTGTGATAGAATTAAGCCAAAAACCAGATTTTTATAAAACTTGGAACAATGGCAAATTTGAAAATTCTCCCGAGGTGAAAAGCGAAAGAGCGGGTATTGTCGTAGGTTTTAATAAAACTAAAAAAGGCGAAAAAATCATTTGCCGTGTGGCATCATCGTTCATCAGTTTGGAGCAAGCCGAGCAAAATTTAAAAGCTGAATTAGGCTCAAAATCTTTAGCCCAAGTAAAAGAAGAAGGTAAAAAGGAGTGGAACGAAGTTTTGTCTAAAGTCTTGGTAAAAGGTGGCGACGAAAACCAAATGCGCACTTTTTATTCTTGCTTGTATCGCATGGTGTTTTTCCCGCTTAGAATGTACGAAATCACTCAAAATGGCGACATCGTACACTACAGTCCGCAAAACGGAAAAGTGGAAAAAGGCTATAAATTTGCAGGGACAGGCTTTTGGGATACTTTCAGAGCCTTGTATCCTTTCTTAAACTTGATGTATCCTTCGATCAATAAGCAAATGCAAGAAGGCTTAATCAATGATTACAAAGAAGGCGGCTGGTTGCCAGAATGGTCTTCGCCAGGCTATCGTGGAATCATGATTGGTAACAATTCGGCATCGGTGGTGGCAGAGGCTTACATCAAAGGTTTGCGTGGCTACGACATCGAAACGCTATACGAGGCACTGATTCATGGTGCCAATAACGAAGGTCCCGGAGCTACGGGAAGAAAAGGCGTGGCGTATTATAATCAATTGGGCTATGTGCCAAACGATGTGGACATCAACGAGAATGTGGCGCGTTCGCTTGAGTATGCCTACGATGATTTTGCGATTTATCAATTGGCTAAAGCCTTGAAAAAGCCTAAAAAAGAAATCGAAAAATACCGCAAAAAAGCTTTTAATTATAAAAAATTATTTAAGCCAGAAAATAAATTAATGGCTCCTAAAAACAAAGACGGCAAATTTTCGCCCAACTTCAATCCGTTTTCTTGGGGCGGAGCCTTTACCGAGGGCAACAGCTGGCACTACTCGTGGTCGGTGTTTCAGGACATTGAGGGCTTAAAGAATTTAATGGGCGGAAACCGAGAGTTTGTCCAAATGCTGGATTCTATTTTTGTGATGCCGCCTACTTATGAGGCTTCGTATTATGGCGGAATCATCCACGAAATCAGAGAAATGCAAGTGATGGGCATGGGGCAATATGCACACGGAAATCAGCCGATTCAGCACATGATTTATTTGTATGATTATGCGGGTGAGCCGTGGAAAACCCAAAAATGGGCACGCGAGGTGATGAACCGCATGTACAACGCAAATCCAGATGGCTATTGTGGCGATGAGGACAATGGGCAAACATCGGCTTGGTATGTGTTCTCTGCCCTGGGCATGTATCCCGTAACGCCTGCTTACCCTGAGTATGCACTGGGCGCACCATTGTTCAAAGAAGCGACTTTAAGTTTTGAAAATGGCAAAAAATTAAAAATTGAAGCACCAAACAATTCAGCCCAAAACCGCTATGCCGACAAGGTGTGGGTGAATGGTAAATTGTATGATAAAAACTATTTCAATCATTTTGATTTGCTCAAAGGCGGTGTCATTAAATTCGACATGCAAGCCGAGCCCAATAAAAAGCGTGGCACGAGCAAAAACGCTTATCCTTTCTCAATGAGCTTGGAGCGATAA
- a CDS encoding exosortase F system-associated membrane protein: MKFLRWALIVVLIFALMAVRFFQTELFYDPLLAYFKTDYHHVAFPEIDLGKHLFSMLLRYGLNTLISLGIIAFIFNKKAYVQFSALVYVVGALVFFGLYYYSLKTEFSSLGFTAGFYIRRLIIQPVMLLILIPVFLYTNHLGKKNR, from the coding sequence ATGAAATTTCTACGCTGGGCACTTATCGTTGTATTGATTTTTGCGCTGATGGCAGTTCGCTTTTTCCAAACCGAATTGTTCTACGACCCGCTTTTGGCTTATTTCAAAACGGATTATCATCATGTGGCATTTCCCGAGATAGACTTGGGCAAACACCTGTTCAGTATGCTTTTAAGATATGGCTTAAACACCCTCATTTCGCTCGGCATCATTGCTTTCATTTTCAACAAAAAAGCCTATGTGCAATTCAGTGCGCTGGTGTATGTGGTGGGTGCCTTGGTGTTTTTTGGCTTGTATTATTATAGTTTAAAAACGGAATTTTCAAGTTTAGGCTTTACGGCAGGTTTCTACATTCGCCGATTGATTATTCAGCCTGTGATGCTTTTGATTTTAATCCCCGTGTTTTTGTATACCAATCATTTGGGGAAGAAGAATCGTTAA
- the xrtF gene encoding exosortase family protein XrtF, with translation MNLKEFKPALWLIAKFFIAYIVLTLLYSQYLQHFSELKQIADPFTAWVAESTAQVMQWLGFNANSEQIAGETFRRFLLNDRYVCIINEGCNAIAIMIIFVSFIIAFSKKLLPSFLYSVGGVILLHFTNITRIAILNYIFAYHAEYSELAHDYLFPAIIYGMVVVLWIIWIVFFVLKNKN, from the coding sequence ATGAATTTAAAGGAATTTAAACCCGCATTGTGGCTCATTGCCAAATTCTTTATCGCTTATATTGTGCTCACTTTGTTGTATAGCCAGTATTTGCAACATTTTTCTGAGTTAAAACAAATTGCCGATCCGTTCACGGCTTGGGTGGCAGAAAGCACCGCACAAGTGATGCAGTGGCTGGGCTTCAATGCCAATTCTGAACAGATAGCAGGAGAGACTTTTCGCCGTTTCTTGCTGAATGACCGCTATGTATGTATCATAAACGAAGGGTGCAATGCCATTGCGATTATGATTATTTTCGTCTCGTTTATCATTGCATTTTCCAAAAAGCTTTTGCCGAGTTTCTTGTATTCGGTGGGAGGGGTGATTTTGCTGCATTTTACCAATATTACACGCATTGCAATCCTCAATTATATTTTTGCCTACCACGCCGAATACAGCGAATTGGCGCACGATTATCTGTTCCCTGCCATTATTTACGGAATGGTAGTGGTGTTGTGGATTATCTGGATTGTGTTTTTTGTACTAAAAAATAAAAACTGA
- a CDS encoding GAF domain-containing protein, protein MSDLKKRIDTILEANQELDSTLQKICKLLYDEVKHFNWVGFYFKNGDKQELKLGPYEGAPTEHTIIPYGKGICGQVAVSNETFISQDVYAEENYLACSIETKAEIVVPIFKNGENVGQIDIDSHYANSISKEDEELLNYICERVGKML, encoded by the coding sequence ATGAGCGATTTAAAAAAGAGAATTGATACGATTCTTGAGGCAAATCAAGAATTAGATAGCACTTTACAAAAGATTTGTAAATTGTTGTATGATGAGGTAAAGCACTTTAACTGGGTAGGCTTTTACTTTAAAAATGGAGACAAACAAGAGCTAAAGTTAGGACCTTACGAAGGTGCCCCAACCGAGCACACCATTATCCCATATGGCAAAGGAATTTGCGGACAAGTGGCGGTGAGCAACGAGACTTTTATCTCGCAAGATGTGTATGCCGAGGAAAACTATTTGGCGTGTAGCATTGAGACCAAGGCAGAAATCGTGGTGCCAATTTTTAAAAACGGAGAAAATGTAGGGCAAATCGATATTGATTCGCATTATGCCAATTCCATCAGCAAGGAAGATGAGGAGTTGCTCAATTACATTTGCGAGCGTGTAGGGAAAATGCTTTAA
- the pafA gene encoding alkaline phosphatase PafA: MKKTISSLALSVLCLTNAQVEQPKLVVGIVVDQMRPDYLYRYNSDFSNDGFKRLMREGFNFKNTHYNYMPTYTAPGHSSLYTGTTPAIHGIVGNSWYHRGEKDFVYCTSDNNMQSVGIAPDDKQGRMSPHRLKATTVTDALKLNNNFRGKVIGISVKDRGAILPAGHFADAAYWMDKNCNFISSTFYMKELPQWVKNYNAKKEPEKFIKQGWKLLKDAKEYDESTPDFTPYEAGFPGLDKPVFPYDLKKVAKKTGNYSVLKTTPYGNDMVAHLAKEAIEHENLGKGEFTDFLAVSFSSTDYVGHNFATRSMEIQDTYLRLDLNIADLLNFLDEKVGKGNYLLFLSADHAAAENPNFLLDHKYHVKNLDYKAFFKEMQEHFAPIYGKELITNYSNQNIYLNDELIKNKKWDYDKIVREVCDWANEKPFVARTYSRNDILRGNPTDYNLSLIERGYDPKQNGDIVVLLDPQYMEYGAKGTTHGTTYLYDTHVPNIWYGWKVKPGESFTRYNITDVAPTLSQKLSIPMPNGSQGYIMKEVLP, translated from the coding sequence ATGAAAAAAACAATTAGTAGCCTAGCACTCAGCGTGCTATGCCTTACCAATGCACAAGTAGAACAGCCCAAACTCGTGGTGGGTATCGTGGTAGATCAAATGCGCCCCGATTATCTGTACCGCTACAACAGCGATTTCTCTAACGATGGTTTTAAACGACTGATGAGAGAGGGCTTTAATTTCAAAAACACACACTACAATTATATGCCTACTTACACGGCACCAGGACACTCTAGCCTCTATACAGGGACTACGCCTGCCATTCATGGCATTGTAGGAAACTCTTGGTACCACCGTGGCGAGAAGGATTTTGTGTATTGCACTTCAGACAACAATATGCAGAGTGTAGGCATCGCTCCAGATGACAAACAAGGGAGAATGTCTCCGCACCGTCTAAAAGCCACTACCGTAACTGATGCTTTGAAACTTAACAACAACTTCCGCGGAAAGGTAATTGGGATTTCGGTAAAAGATCGTGGCGCAATTTTGCCCGCTGGGCACTTTGCCGATGCGGCTTACTGGATGGATAAAAATTGCAACTTTATTTCAAGTACATTTTACATGAAAGAGTTGCCACAATGGGTAAAAAATTATAATGCTAAAAAAGAACCAGAAAAATTTATAAAACAAGGCTGGAAATTGCTTAAAGACGCTAAAGAATACGACGAAAGCACTCCAGACTTCACTCCATACGAAGCGGGATTCCCTGGGCTAGACAAGCCTGTATTCCCTTATGATTTAAAGAAAGTTGCTAAAAAAACTGGTAATTACAGCGTGCTAAAAACCACGCCTTACGGGAACGACATGGTGGCACATTTAGCCAAAGAAGCCATAGAGCATGAAAATCTAGGAAAAGGCGAATTTACAGATTTCTTAGCAGTGAGCTTCTCCTCTACCGACTATGTAGGACACAACTTTGCCACTCGCTCCATGGAGATCCAAGATACTTATTTAAGATTGGATTTAAACATTGCCGATTTGCTTAACTTCCTCGACGAAAAAGTGGGTAAAGGCAATTATTTACTTTTCTTGAGTGCCGACCACGCTGCGGCAGAAAATCCAAACTTTTTGCTCGACCATAAATACCATGTAAAAAATTTGGATTACAAAGCATTCTTCAAAGAAATGCAAGAGCACTTTGCACCGATTTATGGCAAAGAATTAATCACCAATTATTCTAATCAAAACATCTACTTGAACGATGAATTGATTAAAAACAAAAAATGGGATTACGACAAAATTGTTCGAGAAGTATGCGACTGGGCAAACGAAAAACCATTTGTGGCACGCACCTACTCCCGAAATGACATCTTGCGAGGAAACCCAACTGATTACAATTTAAGCTTAATCGAGCGTGGCTACGACCCTAAACAAAACGGAGACATCGTTGTATTGCTAGATCCGCAATACATGGAATACGGTGCCAAAGGTACCACTCACGGGACTACTTACCTATACGACACGCATGTGCCAAACATTTGGTATGGCTGGAAAGTGAAACCAGGCGAAAGCTTCACTCGTTATAACATTACCGATGTGGCTCCTACGCTTTCTCAAAAATTGAGTATCCCTATGCCAAACGGCTCACAAGGCTACATTATGAAAGAAGTTTTACCTTAA
- a CDS encoding ribonucleotide-diphosphate reductase subunit beta, whose translation MGVFDKRINYKPFEYPEILQFTEAINKSFWVHSEVDFTADIQDFHSQISEQDRNAVKNSLLAIAQIEVAVKTFWGNLYKHMPKPEMNGLGATFAECEFRHSEAYSRLLEVLGYNDEFEKVIEVPVIRKRIEYLNEALKDANSEDHKAYVMSLLMFSILIENVSLFSQFAIILSFTRFRGYMKNVSNIIAWTSVDEQIHANAGIYLINKIKEEQPELLQENEEAQIYDLIKESINIEAQILDWIFEQGEIPNITKENLLNFMKFRVDDSLVKIGMKPLFNVTNEEYKAMEWFEQEVFANSLDDFFAKRPVDYTKHDKSFSANSLF comes from the coding sequence ATGGGCGTTTTTGATAAAAGAATAAATTACAAACCATTTGAGTATCCAGAGATACTACAATTTACCGAGGCTATTAACAAATCATTTTGGGTGCATTCAGAGGTAGATTTCACAGCCGATATTCAGGATTTTCATTCCCAAATATCGGAGCAAGATCGCAATGCTGTGAAAAACAGCTTGCTAGCCATTGCACAAATCGAAGTAGCTGTGAAAACTTTCTGGGGAAATCTTTACAAACATATGCCAAAACCAGAGATGAATGGATTAGGGGCTACTTTTGCAGAATGCGAATTTAGGCACTCAGAGGCATATTCAAGATTGCTTGAGGTTTTGGGTTACAACGATGAGTTTGAAAAAGTGATCGAAGTACCTGTCATCAGAAAAAGAATCGAATACCTAAACGAGGCGTTAAAAGATGCCAATTCAGAAGACCACAAAGCTTATGTAATGTCGCTTTTGATGTTTAGTATCTTGATTGAAAATGTTTCATTGTTTAGTCAATTTGCTATTATTCTTTCGTTTACAAGATTTAGGGGCTACATGAAAAATGTTTCAAATATCATCGCATGGACTTCTGTAGACGAGCAAATTCACGCCAATGCAGGGATTTATTTAATTAATAAAATTAAAGAAGAACAACCCGAATTGTTGCAAGAAAACGAAGAGGCTCAGATCTATGATTTAATCAAGGAATCCATCAACATCGAGGCACAAATCCTAGACTGGATTTTTGAACAAGGCGAAATACCGAATATTACCAAAGAAAATCTACTTAACTTTATGAAATTTAGAGTAGACGATAGTTTGGTGAAAATTGGAATGAAACCATTGTTTAATGTTACCAATGAGGAATACAAAGCCATGGAATGGTTTGAGCAAGAGGTGTTTGCCAATTCGCTCGATGATTTCTTTGCTAAACGCCCAGTGGATTACACCAAGCACGATAAAAGTTTTTCAGCGAATAGTTTGTTCTAA
- a CDS encoding ribonucleoside-diphosphate reductase subunit alpha: MSEEKTIWWLNEESEQMLNRGYLLKGETVEGAIERITTAAAKRLYKPELQPRFEEIIRKGWMSLSSPVWANMGTQRGLPISCFNVYVPDSIEGITHKLAEVIMQTKIGGGTSGYFGELRHRGTAVTDNGKSSGSVSFMKLFDTAMDVVSQGGVRRGAFAAYLDIDHPDIEEFLHIKDIGNPIQNLFYGVCVPDYWMNDMIEGDMEKRRIWAKVLESRQKKGLPYVLFSDNVNRQKPQVYKDNNMVINSSNLCSEIMLPSSVDESFICCLSSMNLELFDEWKDTDAVQLAIFFLDAVLSEFIAKTEGNYYLSSARKFAMRHRALGLGALGYHSYLQKNMIPFESMEAKQFNAKAFKLIRDEAQKASEELANIYGEPEMLKEYGRRNTTLMAIAPTTSSSAILGQTSPGIEPYASNYYKAGLAKGNFMRQNKYLKKLLAEKGMDTEDIWRNIMLNHGSIQQLEGLTQREKDVFKTFKEISPMEIITQAAQRQQFIDQAQSLNLNIPSSMPVKDVNALMIEAWRLGVKTLYYQRSQSVSKELMVNFVKCASCEG; the protein is encoded by the coding sequence ATGTCTGAAGAAAAAACTATATGGTGGCTCAATGAGGAGTCTGAACAAATGCTCAATCGTGGTTATTTGCTAAAAGGCGAAACCGTAGAAGGTGCCATTGAGCGTATCACCACTGCAGCTGCCAAGAGATTATATAAACCAGAACTTCAACCAAGATTCGAGGAGATTATCCGCAAGGGCTGGATGAGCCTTTCTTCTCCCGTTTGGGCAAATATGGGAACCCAGCGAGGTTTGCCGATTTCGTGCTTCAATGTGTATGTGCCAGATAGTATTGAGGGGATTACACACAAGCTAGCAGAGGTGATTATGCAAACCAAAATCGGTGGGGGGACTTCAGGCTATTTTGGAGAATTAAGACACCGCGGAACTGCCGTTACCGATAATGGTAAATCTTCTGGTTCTGTGAGTTTTATGAAGCTTTTTGATACCGCAATGGATGTGGTTTCTCAAGGAGGTGTTCGCCGTGGCGCATTTGCCGCTTACTTAGATATCGACCACCCAGATATCGAGGAGTTTTTACACATTAAAGACATAGGAAACCCAATCCAAAACCTTTTCTATGGCGTTTGTGTACCAGATTATTGGATGAACGATATGATCGAGGGCGACATGGAAAAACGCAGAATTTGGGCTAAAGTGCTTGAATCTCGCCAGAAAAAAGGATTGCCTTATGTATTGTTCTCAGACAATGTCAATCGTCAGAAACCACAAGTCTACAAGGATAACAATATGGTGATTAATTCAAGTAACTTGTGTTCAGAAATTATGTTGCCATCGTCTGTAGATGAGTCGTTTATCTGCTGTTTGTCTTCGATGAACTTAGAGCTTTTCGACGAGTGGAAAGACACCGATGCAGTGCAATTGGCGATTTTCTTCTTAGATGCGGTACTTTCAGAATTCATTGCCAAAACCGAAGGAAATTATTATCTATCTTCAGCCAGAAAATTTGCAATGCGTCACCGTGCATTAGGTTTAGGGGCATTAGGATACCATTCATATTTGCAAAAAAATATGATTCCATTTGAAAGCATGGAGGCAAAACAATTTAATGCCAAAGCTTTTAAATTAATCAGAGATGAAGCCCAAAAAGCAAGCGAGGAGCTAGCCAATATCTATGGCGAACCTGAAATGCTAAAAGAATATGGTCGCAGAAATACCACTTTGATGGCAATTGCACCTACTACTTCGAGCTCTGCAATTTTGGGGCAAACTTCTCCAGGAATTGAGCCATATGCAAGTAACTATTACAAAGCAGGTTTGGCAAAAGGAAACTTTATGCGACAAAACAAATATTTGAAAAAACTATTGGCAGAAAAAGGCATGGATACCGAAGATATTTGGCGAAATATTATGCTGAACCATGGTTCTATCCAGCAATTGGAAGGATTAACTCAGCGAGAGAAAGATGTGTTTAAAACATTCAAAGAAATTTCTCCGATGGAAATCATCACACAAGCCGCTCAGCGTCAGCAGTTCATAGACCAAGCGCAAAGTTTGAACTTGAACATTCCGTCTTCTATGCCAGTAAAGGATGTCAATGCTTTGATGATTGAAGCTTGGCGTTTAGGCGTAAAAACTTTGTATTACCAACGAAGCCAATCTGTTTCTAAAGAATTAATGGTAAACTTCGTAAAATGCGCAAGCTGCGAAGGATAA